A single genomic interval of Camelina sativa cultivar DH55 chromosome 11, Cs, whole genome shotgun sequence harbors:
- the LOC104726810 gene encoding xyloglucan galactosyltransferase XLT2-like produces MLPVSNPSSPERLLKKTRTPDTTTAIDRKSSFNSLNSIGNRSTYIAASRSHCTWLILSLLSLQLILFLTLRSIPFPHRHIPLNFPSPAAVSVSAITTTTTVISTSSSDPPLSSSTSSDSRCDSGRVFVYDMPKIFNQVILQQCDNLNPWSSRCDALSNDGFGKEATSLRNVIPEDLVQSWFWTDQFVTEIIFHNRISNHRCRTLDPESATAFYIPFYAGLAVGQYLWSNYAAADRDRHCKMMTQWVKDQPYWNRSNGWDHFITMGRITWDFRRSKDEDWGSNCIYTPGMRNITRLLIERNSWDHFDVGVPYPTGFHPRSDSDVVRWQDFVRNRRRETLFCFAGAPRAGIQNDFRGLLLRHCEESRGACRTVDCTVGKCSNGSSAILETFLGSDFCLQPRGDSFTRRSIFDCMLAGSIPVFFWRRTAYMQYQWFLPDKPDSYSVFIDRNEVKNGTTSIKEVLERYSKEDVRKMRERVIDLIPNLVYAKSPNGLESFKDAFDVAIDGVFRRFKEQENWYKW; encoded by the coding sequence ATGCTTCCTGTCTCAAATCCATCCAGTCCTGAACGTCTCCTCAAAAAAACCAGAACCCCAGACACCACCACCGCCATTGATCGTAAAAGCTCCTTCAACTCGCTTAACTCTATCGGAAACCGCTCTACCTACATCGCCGCTTCTCGTAGCCACTGCACATGGCTtatcctctctcttctctctctccaactCATCCTCTTCCTCACTCTCCGATCCATCCCTTTCCCTCACCGTCACATCCCTCTAAACTTCCCTTCCCCCGCCGCCGTCTCCGTCTCcgccatcaccaccaccaccaccgtcatCTCTACCTCCTCCTCCGATCCCCCTCTCTCCTCCTCCACGTCCTCAGACTCACGATGCGATTCAGGTCGAGTCTTCGTCTACGACATGCCAAAGATCTTCAACCAAGTGATTCTACAGCAGTGCGATAACCTCAACCCGTGGAGCTCTCGCTGCGACGCTCTCTCCAACGACGGTTTCGGCAAAGAAGCGACGTCGTTGCGCAACGTGATCCCTGAAGATTTGGTTCAGTCTTGGTTCTGGACTGACCAGTTTGTAACCGAAATCATCTTCCATAACCGGATTTCAAACCACCGGTGTCGGACTCTGGATCCGGAATCAGCTACGGCCTTTTACATCCCGTTCTACGCTGGACTCGCGGTCGGTCAATATCTTTGGTCAAACTACGCAGCGGCTGATCGTGACCGTCATTGTAAGATGATGACACAGTGGGTTAAAGATCAACCTTATTGGAATAGATCCAACGGTTGGGATCATTTCATTACCATGGGACGCATCACATGGGATTTTCGCAGGTCTAAAGACGAAGATTGGGGATCTAACTGTATCTACACCCCCGGGATGCGTAACATCACGCGCCTCCTCATTGAGCGTAACTCTTGGGATCACTTCGACGTCGGTGTGCCGTACCCTACCGGATTCCACCCTAGATCGGACTCCGACGTCGTGAGATGGCAGGATTTTGTACGAAACCGCCGTCGTGAGACGTTGTTCTGTTTCGCCGGAGCTCCACGCGCCGGGATTCAGAACGATTTCAGGGGATTGCTTCTTCGTCACTGCGAGGAATCGCGCGGGGCTTGCCGGACGGTGGATTGTACCGTCGGGAAATGCTCGAACGGCTCGTCGGCGATCTTGGAGACGTTTCTCGGGTCAGATTTTTGTCTCCAGCCTCGAGGCGACAGCTTCACGCGCCGGTCGATATTTGACTGTATGTTAGCCGGTTCGATTCCGGTTTTCTTTTGGAGACGGACCGCGTACATGCAGTACCAGTGGTTTTTACCGGATAAACCGGATAGTTATTCGGTTTTTATAGACCGGAACGAGGTTAAAAACGGTACGACGTCTATAAAGGAAGTGTTGGAACGGTACAGTAAAGAGGATGTGAGGAAGATGAGAGAAAGAGTGATCGATTTGATACCGAACTTGGTGTACGCGAAGTCTCCGAATGGTTTAGAGAGTTTCAAAGATGCTTTTGATGTTGCTATAGATGGAGTTTTTAGAAGATTCAAGGAGCAAGAGAATTGGTACAAATGGtga